The Daphnia carinata strain CSIRO-1 chromosome 2, CSIRO_AGI_Dcar_HiC_V3, whole genome shotgun sequence genome has a segment encoding these proteins:
- the LOC130685831 gene encoding uncharacterized protein LOC130685831 codes for MARTIRKTDPVKKAGRKDGFNRSGHSMNPDRKTSNLRGVSKARDKATIKRLQMYRNFKAKRDESGKIVRPAPFQSKVPSGTVARVEPNRRWFGNVRVVGQSALQKFQEELGQAIKDPYQVVMRQTKLPITLLKESSKFARVHLLETQSFENTFGPKKQRKRPSLATGDLDSYVSSAQKFGDDYEIEKDGALVRELSDDRALSREWIMKAGLSKRIWGELYKVIDCSDVIIQVLDARDPMGTRCKQVEAYIRKEKSHKQLFFVLNKVDLVPTWITQRWVKTLSAEFPTMAFRSSMTHPFGKGSLINLLRQFGKLHSDKQQISVGFIGYPNVGKSSVINTLRSKKVCKVAPIAGETKVWQYITLMRRIFLIDCPGVVFPTGETDEEKVLKGVVQVEKLKTPEDFIPAVLERVKKEYLRRVYRLNDWKDANDFLDQMARRTGRLLKGGEPDNNAVARMVLNDWQRGKLPFFVAPVNPDSEKVQEKPVEEPSPAVVDESGEEKDKTKKKFEPKLAQDFSKIRVDLKYEGDDVQPLEEQTELIEDHSADEGDDDEEEEDKPVDTTATEEPKSANASKLDDSEWLDDEEDDEEDVDGMDEEDGDDADGSKKKDKTLKLKTRTITKSGAFSVSSTSRSAKKGNEDDRPENPRWKLTSRERRKIDRDQKKKKVGTHFYEVVNVKNKSKKKGFLEMAKAFRGHCKK; via the exons ATGGCTAGAACCATACGTAAGACCGATCCGGTCAAGAAAGCCGGACGTAAAGATGGATTCAACCGATCCGGACACag TATGAACCCAGATCGAAAAACATCCAACCTCAGAGGTGTCAGCAAGGCCAGAGATAAAGCAACAATAAAGAGATTGCAGATGTACCGTAACTTTAAGGCAAAACGTGATGAATCAGGCAAAATTGTTCGCCCTGCACCGTTTCAGTCCAAAGTACCTTCTGGTACTGTTGCCCGTGTAGAGCCTAACCGTAGATGGTTTGGTAATGTCAGAGTG GTGGGGCAATCAGCACTACAAAAATTCCAGGAAGAACTTGGGCAAGCCATTAAAGATCCCTATCAGGTGGTTATGCGCCAAACAAAGCTACCCATCACGTTGTTGAAGGAATCCTCTAAATTCGCCCGGGTACACTTGTTGGAGACGCAAAGTTTTGAAAATACGTTTGGCCCGAAGAAACAGCGCAAACGTCCTAGTCTCGCTACCGGTGACTTGGACAGCTACGTGTCGTCAGCTCAAAAATTCGGTGATGAttatgaaattgaaaaagatgGAGCATTGGTCCGTGAGCTGTCAGATGATCGTGCACTTAGCCGAGAGTGGATCATGAAAGCTGGTTTGAGTAAGAGAATCTGGGGAGAGCTATACAAAGTGATTGATTGCTCTGACGTTATTATCCAG gtTTTGGATGCCCGTGATCCCATGGGTACCAGATGCAAACAAGTCGAAGCGTACAttcgtaaagaaaaaagccacAAACAGTTGTTTTTCGTCCTCAACAAG gtgGATCTGGTACCCACTTGGATTACGCAACGATGGGTGAAGACGCTGAGCGCCGAATTCCCAACAATGGCCTTCCGCTCTTCAATGACCCATCCTTTCGGTAAAGGATCGCTTATCAACTTGTTGCGCCAGTTCGGCAAACTGCACAGCGATAAGCAACAGATCAGTGTGGGTTTCATTGGTTACCCAAATGTCGGAAAGTCATCCGTCATCAACACACTCCGCAGCAAGAAAGTTTGCAAAGTGGCGCCAATTGCCGGCGAGACCAAAGTCTGGCAGTACATCACTCTGATGAGAAGAATCTTTCTCATCGATTGTCCGGGTGTCGTCTTCCCTACTGGAGAAACGGACGAAGAAAAAGTGTTGAAG GGTGTTGTTCAAGTGGAGAAGCTGAAGACACCAGAAGACTTTATCCCGGCCGTACTAGAAAGAGTAAAGAAAGAATATCTTCGCCGCGTGTACCGGCTGAATGATTGGAAAGACGCCAACGACTTCTTGGACCAAATGGCTCGCCGGACTGGCAGATTATTAAAAGGTGGTGAACCAGACAACAACGCCGTAGCTCGAATGGTCTTGAACGATTGGCAACGAGGCAAATTACCTTTTTTCGTCGCCCCCGTCAATCCGGACTCGGAAAAAGTGCAGGAGAAACCTGTCGAAGAGCCGTCGCCTGCCGTTGTCGATGAATCGGGAGAAGAAAAggacaaaacgaaaaagaaatttgagcCTAAATTGGCACAGGATTTCAGCAAAATCCGTGTCGATTTGAAATACGAAGGTGACGACGTTCAACCTCTGGAGGAGCAAACAGAATTGATCGAAGATCACTCAGCAGATGAAGGAGACGatgatgaagaggaagaagataAACCGGTGGACACAACAGCTACAGAAGAGCCGAAATCGGCGAACGCTTCTAAACTGGACGACAGCGAATGGCTTGACGACGAGGAAGACGATGAGGAAGATGTCGATGGAATGGACGAAGAAGACGGTGACGATGCTGACGgttccaagaaaaaagataaaacttTGAAACTCAAAACAAGAACGATCACGAAGAGCGGAGCGTTTTCCGTCTCTTCGACGTCGCGATCGGCAAAGAAGGGCAACGAGGACGACCGGCCAGAGAATCCACGCTGGAAATTGACGTCGAGGGAAAGGAGGAAAATCGATCGtgatcaaaagaaaaagaaagtcggCACACATTTCTATGAAGTGGTCAACGTCAAGAATAAATCCAAGAAGAAGGGTTTCTTGGAAATGGCCAAAGCATTTAGAGGTCACTGCAAGAAGTAG
- the LOC130685827 gene encoding hemicentin-1-like isoform X2, translating into MKSVVSLALLVIGWVNAAILPPIDHNNIKDNEATDQPKPSIRFLPNDSDKIYRTGDTIRIVCEADFHLDWKLPSILETRDYGVTLKNELEDRISIEDVQLYDVEDDSANQDGLFDYPYRSVLTVHEASYTDTGYYACHNRDNDDGDDAIKTYVFVEDEDNLIVQHRQVMMFSQRLSRYSVIVPCKPSHPDIEMSVMIGKDVRADWVYDPHVGFYIDNDFLNSVDNSHLPIYRCLARHPKGFEADTPVYIWQPFKPLIAMESDVLIQMPTRRIVVSQHFQLNCSITYYHTQNLTVELHWMVPQLRGIDGKRVKSEKLMLAAPPRGGKKRTTVRSTLRVHNATLDDGGFYMCASHQSSHNVNTMDWAEVFVNIHHKEDESFLLVSTPYNDGPRDVDAGKTTTFVVYVDARPDPVVDWFKDGELEPIATSAKYVVHRSWGKTYLKIRDASVADNGVYRLIATSGKQRKSVNFTLVVDEGKPQSSMMSWRYSFDFVSPLFWIHAQPPIVGFSFLQCRPPLPCLLYSRRSGENDETVWDVDTFRQVDRKGHIVLEPLTIYVKSSPEDPAVTTEYNETDRFFYLGWVVNTFYNSSGNGSWSWTQTDGTTVPLDLSNPPSGFNISKRQCLERRGYCYRIKGINTNSDQLGHSVVAGEVFTWNFLSTADGTRISIPIQIQDVREPVITESSDAELAVLPGKSTSLYCLAEGQPSPNGQWLRNGDPVPDEWIERTDNGISLKIQTAESSEHSGTYTCRFENVAGITEKSLHLQVL; encoded by the exons ATGAAATCCGTCGTGAGC TTAGCGCTGCTCGTTATAGGTTGGGTCAATGCGGCCATTTTGCCACCCATCGATCACAACAACATCAAAG ATAACGAAGCAACCGATCAGCCCAAACCGAGTATTCGATTTCTGCCGAACGATTCAGACAAAATTTATCGAACTGGCGACACAATACGGATCGTCTGCGAAGCCGATTTCCATCTCGATTGGAAACTACCCAGCATCTTGGAAACGCGTGACTAC GGAGTGACGTTGAAGAACGAACTGGAAGATCGTATTTCGATCGAGGACGTGCAGCTTTACGACGTCGAAGATGATTCCGCTAATCAGGATGGCTTATTCGATTATCCTTATCGTTCGGTTCTAACGGTGCACGAAGCCAGTTACACCGATACTGGTTATTACGCTTGCCACAATCGCGATAACGATGACGGCGATGATGCAATCAAAACCTACGTTTTCGTCGAAG ACGAGGACAATCTGATTGTGCAACACAGGCAGGTGATGATGTTCTCGCAGAGGTTGTCGCGTTATTCGGTCATCGTTCCGTGCAAACCATCGCATCCCGACATCGAAATGTCGGTCATGATCGGCAAAGACGTGAGAGCTGATTGGGTGTACGATCCGCACGTTGGATTCTACATCGATAACGATTTTCTCAATTCAGTGGATAACAGTCATTTGCCGATCTATCGCTGCCTTGCCCGCCATCCTAAAGGCTTCGAAGCTGACACACCTGTTTACATTTGGCAGCCATTCAAACCTC ttATTGCGATGGAATCGGACGTGCTGATTCAAATGCCAACCAGACGGATCGTGGTCAGCCAACATTTCCAATTGAACTGTTCCATCACGTATTACCACACCCAAAATTTGACTGTCGAATTGCATTGGATGGTCCCCCAACTTCGAGGCATCGAC GGAAAGAGAGTGAAGTCGGAGAAATTGATGTTAGCAGCTCCTCCGAGAGGTGGAAAGAAACGGACGACGGTCAGATCAACCCTTCGAGTTCATAATGCAACGCTCGATGATGGTGGATTCTACATGTGCGCCAGCCACCAGAGTTCTCACAATGTCAACACGATGGATTGGGCCGAAGTCTTTGTCAACATCCACC ATAAAGAAGATGAGTCTTTCCTTCTGGTTTCGACGCCGTACAACGACGGTCCTCGGGACGTCGATGCTGGGAAAACAACGACGTTCGTCGTGTACGTCGATGCCCGTCCCGATCCTGTGGTCGACTGGTTCAAAGATGGTGAGCTGGAACCGATTGCTACATCAGCTAAATACGTCGTCCATCGAAGTTGGGGAAAGACTTACCTGAAGATCAGAGATGCCTCCGTTGCGGATAACGGCGTGTATCGTCTAATTGCGACTTCGGGCAAGCAGAGGAAGAGCGTCAATTTCACGCTAGTCGTCGATGAGG GTAAACCACAATCTTCGATGATGAGCTGGCGCTATTCATTCGATTTCGTTTCGCCGCTGTTTTGGATCCACGCGCAGCCTCCGATCGTCGGCTTCTCGTTCCTTCAATGTCGACCCCCGCTTCCTTGTCTATTGTACAGCAGACGATCAGGAGAAAAC GACGAAACGGTGTGGGATGTCGACACGTTCCGACAAGTGGATCGCAAAGGCCACATCGTTTTAGAACCGCTGACGATTTACGTTAAAAGTAGCCCTGAAG ATCCTGCTGTCACAACGGAGTATAATGAAACGGATCGTTTCTTCTATTTGGGTTGGGTGGTCAACACGTTTTACAATTCCAGCGGCAACGGGTCCTGGTCGTGGACTCAAACGGATGGAACTACCGTTCCATTAGATCTTTCCAACCCACCTTCAG GTTTCAATATTTCTAAGAGGCAGTGTTTAGAAAGGCGAGGATATTGTTACAGAATCAAAGGCATCAATACGAATTCGGATCAGCTCGGGCACAGCGTCGTTGCTGGTGAAGTGTTCACCTGGAATTTCCTCTCGACTGCGGATGGAACGCGAATTTCAATACCGATCCAAAtccaag ATGTCCGAGAGCCTGTAATCACCGAAAGTAGCGATGCTGAGTTGGCGGTTTTGCCCGGTAAATCGACATCTCTTTATTGTTTGGCGGAAGGCCAACCAAGTCCGAATGGCCAGTGGTTACGGAACGGGGATCCTGTGCCGGACGAATGGATCGAACGAACGGATAATGGCATCAGTTTGAAGATTCAAACGGCAGAATCCTCTGAGCATTCTGGCACGTACACTTGtcgttttgaaaatgttgcCGGCATTACAGAAAAGAGCCTTCACCTTCAAGTTTTATaa
- the LOC130685827 gene encoding hemicentin-1-like isoform X1, with protein MKSVVSLALLVIGWVNAAILPPIDHNNIKDNEATDQPKPSIRFLPNDSDKIYRTGDTIRIVCEADFHLDWKLPSILETRDYGVTLKNELEDRISIEDVQLYDVEDDSANQDGLFDYPYRSVLTVHEASYTDTGYYACHNRDNDDGDDAIKTYVFVEDEDNLIVQHRQVMMFSQRLSRYSVIVPCKPSHPDIEMSVMIGKDVRADWVYDPHVGFYIDNDFLNSVDNSHLPIYRCLARHPKGFEADTPVYIWQPFKPLIAMESDVLIQMPTRRIVVSQHFQLNCSITYYHTQNLTVELHWMVPQLRGIDGKRVKSEKLMLAAPPRGGKKRTTVRSTLRVHNATLDDGGFYMCASHQSSHNVNTMDWAEVFVNIHHKEDESFLLVSTPYNDGPRDVDAGKTTTFVVYVDARPDPVVDWFKDGELEPIATSAKYVVHRSWGKTYLKIRDASVADNGVYRLIATSGKQRKSVNFTLVVDEGKPQSSMMSWRYSFDFVSPLFWIHAQPPIVGFSFLQCRPPLPCLLYSRRSGENDETVWDVDTFRQVDRKGHIVLEPLTIYVKSSPEEDPAVTTEYNETDRFFYLGWVVNTFYNSSGNGSWSWTQTDGTTVPLDLSNPPSGFNISKRQCLERRGYCYRIKGINTNSDQLGHSVVAGEVFTWNFLSTADGTRISIPIQIQDVREPVITESSDAELAVLPGKSTSLYCLAEGQPSPNGQWLRNGDPVPDEWIERTDNGISLKIQTAESSEHSGTYTCRFENVAGITEKSLHLQVL; from the exons ATGAAATCCGTCGTGAGC TTAGCGCTGCTCGTTATAGGTTGGGTCAATGCGGCCATTTTGCCACCCATCGATCACAACAACATCAAAG ATAACGAAGCAACCGATCAGCCCAAACCGAGTATTCGATTTCTGCCGAACGATTCAGACAAAATTTATCGAACTGGCGACACAATACGGATCGTCTGCGAAGCCGATTTCCATCTCGATTGGAAACTACCCAGCATCTTGGAAACGCGTGACTAC GGAGTGACGTTGAAGAACGAACTGGAAGATCGTATTTCGATCGAGGACGTGCAGCTTTACGACGTCGAAGATGATTCCGCTAATCAGGATGGCTTATTCGATTATCCTTATCGTTCGGTTCTAACGGTGCACGAAGCCAGTTACACCGATACTGGTTATTACGCTTGCCACAATCGCGATAACGATGACGGCGATGATGCAATCAAAACCTACGTTTTCGTCGAAG ACGAGGACAATCTGATTGTGCAACACAGGCAGGTGATGATGTTCTCGCAGAGGTTGTCGCGTTATTCGGTCATCGTTCCGTGCAAACCATCGCATCCCGACATCGAAATGTCGGTCATGATCGGCAAAGACGTGAGAGCTGATTGGGTGTACGATCCGCACGTTGGATTCTACATCGATAACGATTTTCTCAATTCAGTGGATAACAGTCATTTGCCGATCTATCGCTGCCTTGCCCGCCATCCTAAAGGCTTCGAAGCTGACACACCTGTTTACATTTGGCAGCCATTCAAACCTC ttATTGCGATGGAATCGGACGTGCTGATTCAAATGCCAACCAGACGGATCGTGGTCAGCCAACATTTCCAATTGAACTGTTCCATCACGTATTACCACACCCAAAATTTGACTGTCGAATTGCATTGGATGGTCCCCCAACTTCGAGGCATCGAC GGAAAGAGAGTGAAGTCGGAGAAATTGATGTTAGCAGCTCCTCCGAGAGGTGGAAAGAAACGGACGACGGTCAGATCAACCCTTCGAGTTCATAATGCAACGCTCGATGATGGTGGATTCTACATGTGCGCCAGCCACCAGAGTTCTCACAATGTCAACACGATGGATTGGGCCGAAGTCTTTGTCAACATCCACC ATAAAGAAGATGAGTCTTTCCTTCTGGTTTCGACGCCGTACAACGACGGTCCTCGGGACGTCGATGCTGGGAAAACAACGACGTTCGTCGTGTACGTCGATGCCCGTCCCGATCCTGTGGTCGACTGGTTCAAAGATGGTGAGCTGGAACCGATTGCTACATCAGCTAAATACGTCGTCCATCGAAGTTGGGGAAAGACTTACCTGAAGATCAGAGATGCCTCCGTTGCGGATAACGGCGTGTATCGTCTAATTGCGACTTCGGGCAAGCAGAGGAAGAGCGTCAATTTCACGCTAGTCGTCGATGAGG GTAAACCACAATCTTCGATGATGAGCTGGCGCTATTCATTCGATTTCGTTTCGCCGCTGTTTTGGATCCACGCGCAGCCTCCGATCGTCGGCTTCTCGTTCCTTCAATGTCGACCCCCGCTTCCTTGTCTATTGTACAGCAGACGATCAGGAGAAAAC GACGAAACGGTGTGGGATGTCGACACGTTCCGACAAGTGGATCGCAAAGGCCACATCGTTTTAGAACCGCTGACGATTTACGTTAAAAGTAGCCCTGAAG AAGATCCTGCTGTCACAACGGAGTATAATGAAACGGATCGTTTCTTCTATTTGGGTTGGGTGGTCAACACGTTTTACAATTCCAGCGGCAACGGGTCCTGGTCGTGGACTCAAACGGATGGAACTACCGTTCCATTAGATCTTTCCAACCCACCTTCAG GTTTCAATATTTCTAAGAGGCAGTGTTTAGAAAGGCGAGGATATTGTTACAGAATCAAAGGCATCAATACGAATTCGGATCAGCTCGGGCACAGCGTCGTTGCTGGTGAAGTGTTCACCTGGAATTTCCTCTCGACTGCGGATGGAACGCGAATTTCAATACCGATCCAAAtccaag ATGTCCGAGAGCCTGTAATCACCGAAAGTAGCGATGCTGAGTTGGCGGTTTTGCCCGGTAAATCGACATCTCTTTATTGTTTGGCGGAAGGCCAACCAAGTCCGAATGGCCAGTGGTTACGGAACGGGGATCCTGTGCCGGACGAATGGATCGAACGAACGGATAATGGCATCAGTTTGAAGATTCAAACGGCAGAATCCTCTGAGCATTCTGGCACGTACACTTGtcgttttgaaaatgttgcCGGCATTACAGAAAAGAGCCTTCACCTTCAAGTTTTATaa
- the LOC130685827 gene encoding hemicentin-1-like isoform X3 produces MKSVLALLVIGWVNAAILPPIDHNNIKDNEATDQPKPSIRFLPNDSDKIYRTGDTIRIVCEADFHLDWKLPSILETRDYGVTLKNELEDRISIEDVQLYDVEDDSANQDGLFDYPYRSVLTVHEASYTDTGYYACHNRDNDDGDDAIKTYVFVEDEDNLIVQHRQVMMFSQRLSRYSVIVPCKPSHPDIEMSVMIGKDVRADWVYDPHVGFYIDNDFLNSVDNSHLPIYRCLARHPKGFEADTPVYIWQPFKPLIAMESDVLIQMPTRRIVVSQHFQLNCSITYYHTQNLTVELHWMVPQLRGIDGKRVKSEKLMLAAPPRGGKKRTTVRSTLRVHNATLDDGGFYMCASHQSSHNVNTMDWAEVFVNIHHKEDESFLLVSTPYNDGPRDVDAGKTTTFVVYVDARPDPVVDWFKDGELEPIATSAKYVVHRSWGKTYLKIRDASVADNGVYRLIATSGKQRKSVNFTLVVDEGKPQSSMMSWRYSFDFVSPLFWIHAQPPIVGFSFLQCRPPLPCLLYSRRSGENDETVWDVDTFRQVDRKGHIVLEPLTIYVKSSPEEDPAVTTEYNETDRFFYLGWVVNTFYNSSGNGSWSWTQTDGTTVPLDLSNPPSGFNISKRQCLERRGYCYRIKGINTNSDQLGHSVVAGEVFTWNFLSTADGTRISIPIQIQDVREPVITESSDAELAVLPGKSTSLYCLAEGQPSPNGQWLRNGDPVPDEWIERTDNGISLKIQTAESSEHSGTYTCRFENVAGITEKSLHLQVL; encoded by the exons ATGAAATCCGTC TTAGCGCTGCTCGTTATAGGTTGGGTCAATGCGGCCATTTTGCCACCCATCGATCACAACAACATCAAAG ATAACGAAGCAACCGATCAGCCCAAACCGAGTATTCGATTTCTGCCGAACGATTCAGACAAAATTTATCGAACTGGCGACACAATACGGATCGTCTGCGAAGCCGATTTCCATCTCGATTGGAAACTACCCAGCATCTTGGAAACGCGTGACTAC GGAGTGACGTTGAAGAACGAACTGGAAGATCGTATTTCGATCGAGGACGTGCAGCTTTACGACGTCGAAGATGATTCCGCTAATCAGGATGGCTTATTCGATTATCCTTATCGTTCGGTTCTAACGGTGCACGAAGCCAGTTACACCGATACTGGTTATTACGCTTGCCACAATCGCGATAACGATGACGGCGATGATGCAATCAAAACCTACGTTTTCGTCGAAG ACGAGGACAATCTGATTGTGCAACACAGGCAGGTGATGATGTTCTCGCAGAGGTTGTCGCGTTATTCGGTCATCGTTCCGTGCAAACCATCGCATCCCGACATCGAAATGTCGGTCATGATCGGCAAAGACGTGAGAGCTGATTGGGTGTACGATCCGCACGTTGGATTCTACATCGATAACGATTTTCTCAATTCAGTGGATAACAGTCATTTGCCGATCTATCGCTGCCTTGCCCGCCATCCTAAAGGCTTCGAAGCTGACACACCTGTTTACATTTGGCAGCCATTCAAACCTC ttATTGCGATGGAATCGGACGTGCTGATTCAAATGCCAACCAGACGGATCGTGGTCAGCCAACATTTCCAATTGAACTGTTCCATCACGTATTACCACACCCAAAATTTGACTGTCGAATTGCATTGGATGGTCCCCCAACTTCGAGGCATCGAC GGAAAGAGAGTGAAGTCGGAGAAATTGATGTTAGCAGCTCCTCCGAGAGGTGGAAAGAAACGGACGACGGTCAGATCAACCCTTCGAGTTCATAATGCAACGCTCGATGATGGTGGATTCTACATGTGCGCCAGCCACCAGAGTTCTCACAATGTCAACACGATGGATTGGGCCGAAGTCTTTGTCAACATCCACC ATAAAGAAGATGAGTCTTTCCTTCTGGTTTCGACGCCGTACAACGACGGTCCTCGGGACGTCGATGCTGGGAAAACAACGACGTTCGTCGTGTACGTCGATGCCCGTCCCGATCCTGTGGTCGACTGGTTCAAAGATGGTGAGCTGGAACCGATTGCTACATCAGCTAAATACGTCGTCCATCGAAGTTGGGGAAAGACTTACCTGAAGATCAGAGATGCCTCCGTTGCGGATAACGGCGTGTATCGTCTAATTGCGACTTCGGGCAAGCAGAGGAAGAGCGTCAATTTCACGCTAGTCGTCGATGAGG GTAAACCACAATCTTCGATGATGAGCTGGCGCTATTCATTCGATTTCGTTTCGCCGCTGTTTTGGATCCACGCGCAGCCTCCGATCGTCGGCTTCTCGTTCCTTCAATGTCGACCCCCGCTTCCTTGTCTATTGTACAGCAGACGATCAGGAGAAAAC GACGAAACGGTGTGGGATGTCGACACGTTCCGACAAGTGGATCGCAAAGGCCACATCGTTTTAGAACCGCTGACGATTTACGTTAAAAGTAGCCCTGAAG AAGATCCTGCTGTCACAACGGAGTATAATGAAACGGATCGTTTCTTCTATTTGGGTTGGGTGGTCAACACGTTTTACAATTCCAGCGGCAACGGGTCCTGGTCGTGGACTCAAACGGATGGAACTACCGTTCCATTAGATCTTTCCAACCCACCTTCAG GTTTCAATATTTCTAAGAGGCAGTGTTTAGAAAGGCGAGGATATTGTTACAGAATCAAAGGCATCAATACGAATTCGGATCAGCTCGGGCACAGCGTCGTTGCTGGTGAAGTGTTCACCTGGAATTTCCTCTCGACTGCGGATGGAACGCGAATTTCAATACCGATCCAAAtccaag ATGTCCGAGAGCCTGTAATCACCGAAAGTAGCGATGCTGAGTTGGCGGTTTTGCCCGGTAAATCGACATCTCTTTATTGTTTGGCGGAAGGCCAACCAAGTCCGAATGGCCAGTGGTTACGGAACGGGGATCCTGTGCCGGACGAATGGATCGAACGAACGGATAATGGCATCAGTTTGAAGATTCAAACGGCAGAATCCTCTGAGCATTCTGGCACGTACACTTGtcgttttgaaaatgttgcCGGCATTACAGAAAAGAGCCTTCACCTTCAAGTTTTATaa
- the LOC130685849 gene encoding protein trapped in endoderm-1-like: MEDSLTSSANQWNNTPTADVYNQSVTSAHPIRYPREASYFAAACAILFVLIGIGGNSLTVAALVRSRKLRSHATTAFVLSLAGSDLLFCAFNLPLTASRYIHESWILGDTLCRLFPFFFYGNVAASLFSMVLITINRYILIASPSWYDKIYRRPFIVLMILSSWLFSFLMMTPPLLGVWGDLGLNPATFSCTILPGEDGKSPKKFFFAFGFLIPCLTIIVSYTCIFIKVKQSRRNVMAHSPESNGNRQEESNVPVIKSAKKSKKNSSEKHQRRDDLRLTRMMLIIFCCFLLCFLPLMVVNVADDEKKTKVPVIHVLASILAWASSVINPFIYAFSNRQYRSAYRQLLCGSSRSARLTSQTQTSRSSGRTFLTDMLHYTAHADKVKVIRASNIHSNVANKEEGDQQQLPRV; this comes from the exons ATGGAGGATTCACTGACGAGTAGCGCCAATCAATGGAATAACACGCCGACAGCGGATGTGTACAACCAGAGCGTCACATCCGCTCATCCGATACGCTACCCGCGTGAAGCATCCTACTTTGCGGCCGCTTGCGCCATCCTCTTCGTTCTCATCGGCATTGGTG gtAATTCGCTGACTGTGGCGGCTTTGGTCCGCAGCCGTAAATTGCGCTCGCACGCCACGACGGCGTTCGTCCTCAGTCTGGCCGGCTCCGACTTGCTCTTCTGCGCCTTCAACCTGCCGCTGACGGCGTCGCGCTACATCCACGAGTCGTGGATCCTCGGCGACACGCTATGTCGACTCTTTCCATTCTTCTTCTACGGAAATGTAGCCGCCTCGCTCTTCAGCATGGTCCTCATCACCATCAACCG gtataTATTGATTGCTTCGCCTTCGTGGTATGATAAGATCTACCGGCGGCCATTCATTGTGCTGATGATCCTCAGCTCGTGGCTGTTTAGCTTCTTGATGATGACGCCTCCGTTGTTGGGCGTTTGGGGAGACTTGGGCCTCAATCCGGCCACGTTTTCGTGCACCATTTTACCAGGAGAAGATGGCAAATCGCCGAAGAAGTTCTTCTTCGCCTTCGGCTTTCTCATACCTTGTTTAACAATCATCGTTTCGTACACGTGCATCTTCATCAAAGTGAAACAGTCCAGACGTAACGTCATGGCACACAG CCCGGAATCGAACGGAAACAGACAGGAAGAATCCAACGTTCCGGTCATCAAATCGGCGAaaaagagcaagaagaactCGTCGGAGAAACACCAGCGACGCGATGACCTGCGACTCACCCGCATGATGCTCATCATTTTCTGCTGCTTCCTGCTCTGCTTCCTGCCTCTCATGGTGGTCAACGTTGCCGACGATGAG AAAAAGACCAAAGTGCCCGTCATTCACGTTCTGGCTTCCATCTTGGCCTGGGCTTCCAGCGTTATCAACCCGTTCATCTACGCCTTCTCCAATCGACAATACCGTTCGGCCTATCGGCAACTTCTCTGCGGATCTTCCCGTTCTGCTCGGCTCACTTCGCAGACGCAGACTTCACGCTCGTCCGGCCGCACCTTCCTCACCGATATGCTCCACTACACGGCTCACGCCGACAAGGTGAAAGTCATCCGAGCTTCTAACATTCACAGCAATGTTGCCAACAAAGAGGAAGGCGACCAACAGCAGTTACCCAGGGTTTGA